From a region of the Salvelinus alpinus chromosome 2, SLU_Salpinus.1, whole genome shotgun sequence genome:
- the LOC139545142 gene encoding neuronal pentraxin receptor-like, whose protein sequence is MKFVVVLVGAGSVVFLGAAICIIASVYPRKAAAPQDLSDNATLSAEPLFSLGSVAHAGTLGALHGAESYAGGGGGGMGLGLEGPSTLNELSPGEVTGGGGGAPKQFSFSRLICTPIPAGECKPNILEQPADDPSLYVDEDWSFLRTTADDLRQTVVQQNGQILMDQRTIRELTGKLSECESGLEDGSPGHSERSLGAWAGNRRLMAGDDVSSSAAVQLQTARAVEELERAILNLKDRIEKLELEIGPAALNLSVETPSPSAGVGVSSGIGTKVQGSSSSASTTGGGRVSSGGRKAPGGPGRGGGGPWKNLEGELERKIEMLEKERKALRKETQTHHKQIDQGIDTLHHRIAELEQSLTEYNYPDGYVLSFPVRTRYMYGLVRREMPEMYAFTACVWLKVKEGGIGTPFSYSVPGQPNELVLLQGIHNPVELLINDKVAQLPLSLAQGVWEHICLSWTLRDGVWKAYQGGKLKGRGEGLAAWHPIKPGGVLILGQEQDTLGGRFDASQALVGELSQFNLWDRVLKPAEVSALAACSLGTLGNVAPWTDQDVEVYGGATKEAVDPCNQPPRASPSSSPKQ, encoded by the exons ATGAAGTTCGTTGTAGTCTTGGTCGGTGCTGGATCCGTGGTCTTCCTCGGCGCGGCCATCTGCATCATCGCCAGTGTTTACCCGCGGAAAGCTGCCGCGCCCCAGGACCTGTCCGACAACGCGACTCTGTCTGCTGAGCCCTTGTTTTCCCTGGGCTCCGTGGCTCACGCTGGTACATTGGGcgctctccatggtgctgaatcctACGCGGGCGGCGGAGGAGGCGGCATGGGGCTCGGGCTGGAGGGTCCCTCCACTCTCAATGAGCTCAGCCCCGGGGAGGTGAccggtggtggtggaggggcgcCGAAACAGTTCAGTTTCAGCCGGCTCATCTGCACTCCGATTCCCGCCGGAGAATGCAAGCCCAATATCTTGGAGCAGCCAGCGGACGACCCTTCACTCTATGTGGATGAAGACTGGAGCTTCCTCCGGACCACCGCGGACGACCTCCGGCAGACGGTGGTGCAGCAGAACGGCCAAATACTCATGGATCAGCGGACCATCCGTGAGCTGACGGGGAAACTGTCGGAGTGCGAGAGCGGCCTGGAGGACGGGAGTCCCGGGCACTCCGAGCGGAGCCTGGGGGCCTGGGCGGGAAACCGCCGACTCATGGCCGGGGATGATGTGAGCTCGTCGGCCGCTGTGCAGCTGCAGACCGCTAGAGCCGTGGAGGAGCTAGAGAGGGCCATTCTCAACCTGAAAGACCGCATCGAGAAACTGGAG ttGGAGATCGGCCCTGCTGCCCTCAACCTCTCCGTTGAGACTCCATCCCCCAGCGCCGGCGTGGGCGTCAGCAGTGGCATCGGTACTAAAGTTCAAGGGTCATCGTCATCAGCATCAACGACAGGAGGCGGTCGTGTCTCCTCGGGGGGCCGAAAGGCCCCTGGGGGCCCTGGCAGAGGAGGTGGAGGCCCCTGGAAGAACCTGGAAGGAGAGCTGGAGAGAAAGATTGAGATGCTGGAGAAAGAGCGGAAGGCGCTGAGgaaagagacacagacacatcACAAACAGATAGACCAAGGGATTGATACTCTACACCACCGCATTGCAGAGCTGGAACAGA gtCTGACAGAGTACAACTACCCTGACGGCTATGTCCTGTCCTTCCCCGTGAGGACCAGGTACATGTACGGCCTGGTGCGGAGAGAAATGCCTGAGATGTATGCCTTCACCGCCTGTGTCTGGCTCAAGGTGAAAGAGGGGGGTATCGGCACCCCCTTCTCCTACTCCGTCCCGGGACAACCCAACGAGCTGGTGCTGCTGCAGGGGATACACAACCCTGTAGAGCTTCTTATCAACGACaag GTGGCTCAGCTGCCCCTGTCCCTTGCCCAGGGTGTGTGGGAGCACATATGTTTGAGCTGGACCCTCAGAGACGGGGTATGGAAGGCCTACCAGGGGGGGAAGCTGAAGGGGCGCGGAGAGGGGCTGGCCGCATGGCACCCCATCAAGCCAGGAGGAGTGCTCATTCTGGGGCAGGAGCAG GACACGTTGGGCGGTCGTTTCGACGCCTCCCAGGCCCTGGTTGGGGAGCTCTCCCAGTTCAACCTGTGGGACAGGGTCCTGAAACCTGCTGAGGTATCCGCTCTGGCTGCCTGTTCCTTGGGCACACTGGGCAACGTGGCCCCCTGGACAGACCAGGACGTGGAGGTCTATGGAGGGGCTACCAAGGAGGCTGTGGACCCCTGCAACCAGCCACCCCGggccagccccagctccagccctaaaCAGTGA